A single genomic interval of Sceloporus undulatus isolate JIND9_A2432 ecotype Alabama chromosome 2, SceUnd_v1.1, whole genome shotgun sequence harbors:
- the LOC121922282 gene encoding cullin-associated NEDD8-dissociated protein 1-like, which yields MTNISYHISNLLEKMTSTDKDFRFMATNDLMMELQKDSIKLDEDSEKKVVKMLLKLLEDKNGEVQNLAVKCLGPLVSKVKEYQVETIVDTLCTNMLSDKEQLRDISSIGLKTVISELPPPSTGSTMTANVCKKITAQLTGAIGKQEDVSVQLEALDILSDILSRLGGTLYSFHSSILNCLLPQLTSPRLAVRKRAIIALGHLVLTCNGNIFAELMEHLLAELKRNNSTSTTRTYIQCIAGISRQAGHRIGDYLEKMIPLIVQYCKVEDDELREYCFQAFESFVRRCPKEIGPHLPSVTGLCLKYITYDPNYNYDNEEDDEEEMMETENGEEEEQESDDEYSDDDDISWKVRRSAAKCLEAIVSTRHDLLQDFYKTLSPALINRFKEREENVKADIFCAYISLLKQTLPIQNWLHASDEASKEDIPLTMLQNQVPHIIKALHKQLKEKSVKSRQGCFTLLTELANVLPGCLADHIPALVPGIVFSLTDKSSSSNMKIDTLSFLHVVLCNHSRDVFHPHVKALLPPVVTCISDPFYKITSEALLVTQQLVKVIRPLDGHCTFDAKPYVRDLFAATLKRLKAADIDQEVKERAIACMGQIVCNLGDYLSSDLQPTLKIFLERLKNEITRLTTVKALTLIASSSLKIDLRPILAEGFPILASFLRKNQRALKLSTLTALDILIKNYSDSLKPAMIECVLMELPDLISENDMHVSQVAITFLTTLAKVYPSSLSKISGTVLSELFQLVYSPLMQGGALNAIVDFFRALVVTKTVNMSYGELMKQLTKPIYSSSEISASLHKQAYHSVAKCVAALSSECPKEVPGIVNQFIQDVKNPKSSAAVKMLAFLSLAEIGRTTNLSAQKELKAVILDAFASPSEEVKSAASYALGNISVGSLKEYLPFMLKEIGGQPKRQYLLLHSLKEVISSSPADSLKPYVEDIWALLFKHCECTEEGTRNVVAECLGKLTVVNPAQLLPRLKKQLSSGSPYARSTVVTAIKFTISDQPQPIDPLLKGCIGDFLKTLQDPDLNVRRVALAMFNSAAHNKPSLIRDQLSTVLPHLYNETKIRRELIREVEMGPFKHTVDDGLDVRKAAFECMYTLLESCLDRLDIYEYLNHVEDGLKDHYDIRMLTFIMLARLSTLCPNAVLQRLEQLVEPLRATCSTKVKAGSVKQEFEKQDELKRSAMRAVAALLTIPDVDKSPVMAEFSSQIRANPEMSSLFESIQKDCTSLSTSELMDMS from the exons GTTCTACCATGACAGCCAATGTGTGTAAAAAAATCACAGCTCAACTGACTGGAGCCATTGGGAAGCAAGAAGATGTGTCTGTGCAGCTTGAGGCTCTTGACATTTTGTCAGATATTTTGAGCAG GTTGGGGGGGACTCTATATTCCTTCCATTCCTCCATCCTGAATTGCCTCCTTCCTCAGCTCACAAGTCCCAGGTTGGCTGTGCGCAAAAGGGCCATCATTGCCCTCGGCCACCTGGTCTTGACTTGCAATGGAAACATCTTTGCAGAGCTTATGGAGCACCTCTTGGCAGAACTGAAAAGAAACAACTCTACTTCTACTACAAGAACATACATACAGTGTATTGCTGGTATCAGCAGGCAGGCTGGACACCGTATAG GAGACTATCTGGAGAAGATGATTCCATTAATAGTTCAATATTGCAAGGTTGAGGATGATGAGCTGAGGGAATATTGCTTCCAGGCTTTCGAGTCCTTTGTCAGAAG GTGTCCAAAAGAAATCGGTCCTCATCTTCCAAGTGTGACAGGATTGTGTCTCAAGTATATCACTTATGACCCAAACTACAACTACGACAATgaggaagatgatgaagaagaaatgaTGGAAACggaaaatggagaggaggaggaacaag aAAGTGATGATGAGTATAGTGATGACGATGATATTAGTTGGAAAGTTCGTAGGTCTGCAGCCAAGTGCCTTGAGGCTATTGTCAGTACTAGGCATGACCTTCTACAAGATTTCTACAAAACACTCTCACCAGCGTTAATAAACAGattcaaagagagagaggaaaacgtTAAAGCTGACATCTTCTGTGCATACATATCTTTGCTGAAGCAAACACTGCCTATTCAGAACTGGCTGCATGCTTCAGATGAAGCGAGCAAAGAGGACATACCTCTCACTATGCTTCAGAACCAG GTTCCACATATCATTAAGGCCTTGCACAAGCAGCTGAAAGAGAAGAGTGTCAAATCAAGACAGGGATGCTTCACTCTCCTGACAGAACTGGCAAATGTTCTCCCTGGTTGCCTTGCAGATCACATACCTGCACTAGTGCCTG GTATTGTTTTCTCCTTGACTGACAAATCCAGTTCATCCAATATGAAGATTGATACACTGTCTTTCCTTCATGTTGTTCTTTGCAACCACTCCCGAGATGTGTTCCACCCCCATGTTAAGGCCCTGCTACCACCAGTTGTGACTTGCATAAGCGATCCCTTTTATAAAATAACCTCAGAAGCTCTGCTAGTTACTCAACAGCTTGTGAAGGTGATTCGGCCCCTGGATGGGCATTGTACATTTGATGCTAAACCTTATGTGAGAGACCTGTTTGCTGCTACTCTGAAGAGACTGAAAGCTGCTGACATTGACCAGGAGGTGAAGGAAAGGGCTATAGCTTGCATGGGGCAGATTGTATGTAATCTTGGAGACTACCTGAGCAGTGATCTCCAGCCCACCTTGAAGATTTTTCTGGAGaggctgaaaaatgaaataacGAGGCTGACCACGGTCAAAGCGCTCACTTTAATTGCTAGCTCTTCTCTCAAAATTGATTTGAGGCCCATTTTGGCAGAAGGCTTCCCTATTTTGGCATCCTTTTTGCGTAAGAATCAGCGTGCCTTGAAACTAAGCACCTTGACAGCTCTGGACATCTTGATCAAGAACTACAGCGATAGCCTGAAGCCAGCCATGATTGAATGTGTTCTCATGGAGCTTCCTGATTTGATTAGCGAGAATGACATGCATGTTTCTCAGGTTGCTATCACGTTCCTCACCACTTTAGCTAAGGTTTATCCCTCTTCCTTGTCCAAGATCAGTGGTACGGTTCTGTCAGAACTTTTTCAGCTTGTTTACTCTCCCTTGATGCAAGGGGGAGCCCTGAATGCGATTGTGGACTTCTTCCGAGCATTGGTTGTGACCAAGACAGTCAACATGAGTTATGGCGAACTCATGAAGCAGCTGACGAAACCCATATATTCCTCAAGTGAAATATCTGCAAGTTTACACAAGCAAGCCTATCATTCTGTTGCCAAGTGTGTAGCAGCCCTTTCTTCTGAATGTCCCAAAGAAGTCCCTGGTATAGTAAACCAGTTCATTCAGGATGTGAAGAACCCCAAGTCCAGTGCTGCTGTGAAAATGTTGGCCttcctttcactggcagaaaTAGGACGCACCACGAACCTCAGTGCTCAGAAGGAACTCAAAGCTGTGATACTTGATGCATTTGCTTCTCCCAGTGAAGAAGTGAAATCGGCAGCTTCCTATGCTCTGGGAAACATCAGTGTTGGCAGCCTTAAAGAATACCTCCCTTTCATGCTCAAAGAGATTGGAGGCCAGCCAAAGCGGCAGTACTTGCTGCTCCACTCCTTGAAGGAAGTCATCAGCTCTTCCCCAGCAGACAGCCTGAAACCCTATGTGGAGGACATCTGGGCCCTGCTTTTCAAGCACTGTGAATGCACCGAGGAAGGGACGCGCAACGTTGTTGCTGAATGCTTGGGGAAACTGACTGTTGTTAATCCTGCTCAGTTGCTGCCCCGGCTGAAAAAACAACTGTCTTCAG GTTCCCCATATGCTCGAAGCACAGTAGTTACTGCAATCAAATTCACAATTTCAGATCAGCCACAGCCTATTGATCCTCTTCTGAAAGGATGCATAG GTGACTTCTTGAAAACACTTCAGGATCCTGATTTGAATGTTCGACGTGTTGCGTTAGCCATGTTTAATTCTGCTGCTCACAACAAACCATCTCTAATCCGAGACCAGCTCAGCACAGTCCTACCACACTTATACAATGAAACAAAGATTAGAAGGGAACTTATACGTGAG GTTGAAATGGGACCATTCAAGCATACTGTAGATGATGGCCTTGATGTGAGGAAAGCTGCCTTTGAGTGCATGTACACACTTTTGGAAAGCTGTCTGGACCGACTGGACATTTATGAATACTTGAACCATGTTGAGGATGGCTTGAAAGATCACTATGATATCAGG ATGCTGACTTTCATTATGCTGGCTCGTCTGTCAACACTCTGTCCTAATGCAGTCTTACAAAGATTGGAACAGCTTGTTGAGCCCCTGCGAGCAACATGCTCTACAAAG GTAAAAGCTGGTTCTGTGAAACAGGAATTCGAGAAACAAGATGAACTGAAACGTTCAGCGATGAGAGCAGTAGCTGCTCTACTCACCATCCCTGATGTAGACAAAAGTCCTGTGATGGCTGAATTTTCTTCCCAAATCAGAGCCAACCCTGAAATGTCTTCACTTTTTGAAAGCATTCAAAAGGATTGTACTTCGTTATCCACCTCAGAATTAATGGACATGAGTTAG
- the RPL32 gene encoding 60S ribosomal protein L32 produces MPALRPLIKPKIVKKRTKKFIRHQSDRYVKIKRNWRKPRGIDNRVRRRFKGQILMPNIGYGSNKKTKHMLPSGFRKFLVHNVKELEVLMMSNKSYCAEIAHNVSSKNRKVIVERAAQLAIKVTNPNARLRSEENE; encoded by the exons ATGCCTGCCCTCAGACCTCTCATCAAGCCTAAGATCGTCAAGAAGAGGACCAAGAAGTTCATTCGTCATCAGTCTGATCGCTATGTCAAAATCAAG CGTAACTGGCGCAAGCCAAGAGGCATTGACAACAGAGTTCGCAGAAGGTTCAAGGGCCAAATCTTGATGCCCAACATTGGGTATGGTAGCAATAAGAAGACAAAGCATATGCTGCCTTCAGGATTCAGGAAATTTCTGGTACACAATGTCAAAGAACTCGAAGTGCTAATGATGAGTAACAA GTCCTATTGTGCAGAGATTGCCCATAATGTTTCATCCAAGAATCGGAAGGTAATTGTGGAGAGAGCAGCTCAGCTTGCTATCAAAGTCACCAATCCAAACGCCAGACtgcgcagtgaagaaaatgaataa